The window GTGATCCCCACATATGCGTGGCAGAGTTCACCAGCCAGGTAGAGTGCAGACCAATGACGGTGCGAAAAAAGATGCCCCACAACAAGTATTGCCATCCAGCCGCAACAAAAATGACCGCACCCAGTGTGGCAATGGGCACCCAATGCCAATGGGTGATCCACACGTGGAACTTATGTCTGCGAAGATCAGGAACATAGGGCAGAAGATCAGCCGATTTGTTGTGCATCGACCGGCCAGTGAGGATCCAGCCCATGTGGGCCCAGAAACCGCCATCGCGGGGAGAATGCGGATCACCATCCTTGTCGGCATTCTGGTGGTGCACGCGATGTGTAGCCACCCAAAACATCGGTCCGCCTTCTAGAGCCAGCGTACCGCACACGGTCAGGCAATATTCCACCCACTTGGGTGTTTTGTACGCTCGATGGGTAAGAAGCCGATGGTATCCCATGCCGATGCCGAGGCTGCCAGCGACCCACCACAGCAGGATCGCGAGCAGGACTGCTTTCCAACTGAATACGAACAGGGCAGCCAAAGCGCCAAGGTGAAACGCCACCATAAAAAAGGTAGTAAGGCAGACAATAGGCTGTGTAAAAGTTCTGTCGTGCGCGAAGATTCGCGTCATGGGATATCTCTCTCCCTGCGTTGATTCCATGCCCTTCGGCGGAATTTCAGGTGAGGAAACTTCACCGTGCCGAATTGCGTGTTGTGGAAGGTATTTTCAGCCGACCATAGGTTGTTCAGCCGGCCTGTCCCACTTCATCTCGCTGTTGGCAGCTGATCTCCTGTGCTGCTCAGCGCCTGGTTGGCATAGCGACGATTTGTCTACCTGTAAATTTCGATGCTCGAACCCAATCCACGGTGCAGACATTGGGCTCGGATTCCCTCGCCGTAGCCGACGTCGAACTCCGCCTGGCGGAACGGCGCGGCGCACTTGTTCTTGACCACCTTCACCTTCACCCGGGAGCCGACCACCTCGTCGCCTTCCTTGATCTGGTTCGTGCGGCGGATGTCGATGCGGATCGACGAGTAGAACTTCAGGGCGCGGCCGCCGGTGGTGGTCTCGGGGTTGCCGAACATCACCCCGATCTTTTCACGAATTTGGTTGATGAAAATGAAGCACGTTTTTGACTTCGAAACGACTCCTGTTAATTTGCGCAGAGCTTGTGACATTAATCTTGCCTGCAAGCCCATCTGGGCCTCGCCCGTTCAATTGCGCCCGGAGTCGCTGCCGCAATTCACTCTGCTGGCTCTCAGCTTGTTGCGCCCTCTGCTGCGCCTGGTTTGCCTGTCTCCTAGCTTCATCACTCTGTTGAGTGATCTGCTGATTCTGTTGCTCTGCGGCCGCACGCCGGTCTGCCTCACTCTGGGCCTGTTGCTGCGCTTGTTGCGCCTGCTGTTGGGCTTGATCTGCCTGTTGTTGTGCCTGCTCAGCCTTCTGAGCCGTCGTGCGCTGTTGCTCTTCGAGTTGTCTGCGCCGCTCAGCTTCAGCCTGAGCTTGTTGTCTGGCTTGCTGAGCTTCATCGGCAGACTGTTGGCTTTGTCGCTCTGCCGCAGCACGCTCTCGGGCTTCCGCTTGGGCGCGCTCCTGTGCCCGCTGCGCCTCGTCCTGTGATTGCTCGGCTTGGGTCTGCGCCTGGGCTGCGCGTCCTTCGGTTTCCTGTTGTCGGCGCTCCAATTCCGCTCTCTGTTCCGCCTGGAGTGAGGTCACTCGCGCTTCCTCAGCAGTTTGGACTGCCTCACGAGCGGCGGTTCCGATGGTCTTGTTGCTGTGATTGGCGCTGTAATACTGTTCAGCTTCGTTCAGCCGCGTTTCAGCACGTCTTAGAATTTCAGGTGCGTACTGGTCCGCATGAGCATCACGCGCGATCCGCACAGCATTCCTCGCCTCCAAAAGATCAAGCGGTGCCGCCAGATCGTTTTGATATCTCTCCGAGGGGCCAGCCGCAACTTGTGAAACATAAATTGAGCGCGGAAAAACTTCGTATCGTACGGTTACCGATTCTGGCTGGCCTTCAGTAGTAGGACGTAAGGAGTTCTCACCGACCACCAGTTCACTCGGCTGAGCTACCGCGAAATCGGGCTCTTCTGTAATCACCAAGGCAAAGGATTGCAAATTGGTGGTGGTGTGTAAGCTGGCCTTCGCATTCTTCACCAAAAGCTCCCCGACGTTTTTGGCCTGGCCCTGCGGACTTACTGTCCAGAGGACGTAAGTGAGATATGCGGGATCAATGCTCCTGGATAGACGAAGATTTTCCACATCCACGTGAATATCCGTGAGACCTGATTTGTTGATAATTTTTGCTTTTCCCGTGAGCTCCGGCATTAGATCAGTGCCCTTGAGATCGACGTGCGTAGTTTCGCCACGGCGATAATTCACCGCGACGGTGGTGCGCGCAATCAGGTTTATGCCGGAGGAGCTCAGATGCGAATCGTTCGCACTTTGAATGTCTTGAGCGCAAACAGCGGGTGCACAGAGTCCCGTCAGGAGTATGAAGCTGCAGACAAATTGTGCTCTCACAACAGCACCTCACACAACATGATTTCCGTCCTTGTTTGCTTCTAGGGTAATTCGGTGCGCTGCAAGGAGCGATACAAGGCTTACCTTAAGCTGCCCTTGAAATGACTTCAGTCCTACTGAGCCTGACGTGCTCTGCAGGAGACACTGGACTCGCCGGAGGTATGCAGGTGAGGCGTTCTCCGACAATCTCATAATCGGTCGCAATCAACATCGGTTGCAATCGACGTTTTCTCATTCGAGTTGCACTGCACAATTCTGGCGTGAATGCAGGCGTTCCTTGCTTCATCAGTGCGTGGAATTTCAAATGGGATGCAAAATGGGCCGCAGTGACCCGAACACGCGGATCGCTGAGACTCATCTGGCTGCTTAAAGAGCAACCGAGAATTGACTCGCGGCGTCTCAGCTTTCCATGGAGGACTTATGCGAGCGAAGTTGATTGCAAGTCTTAGCACACTAGCCGTGCTGATTGGGATGAGCTTTTACTCTGCCGGCGGCCCTGCCCAGACAGCTCAAATGGCGCGCCAGGAACCCCATATGAGCGCAGCACTCGGACACCTACAACAAGCCAAGGCGGAGCTGGAGAAATCTACACCCAACAAGGGAGGACACCGAGAAAAAGCAATGCAGCTCGTGGATCAGGCAATGCAGCAAGTACAGCAGGGCGAAGCATACTACGAGCAGCATCCCGGAAAATAGTTGAACGAGGGTCTCCAAGCATTGTGCGCAGAGCTTCAGGAAATATGGCCTGTTGCCCGCGCGGCCCATCTGGCTTTGGCTAGTCAGGTCATTTCGGGGGTTGCGGTTGCTCTTGGTTTTTCTTCTTTCCGAAGATGCCCATGAGCTGCTGCACAGGGTTTTGTTGAGGCTGCTGTTCCTTCGACGGTTGTTGTCCTTGAGCCGCGTTTGTCGACCCGCCGAGGAGATTCTGTAGTGTACCGGCCACCGACGCTGGATTGTTGATGTTGGGTACGAGGTTCTTGAGCTTCATTTGCGCGAGTTGCTGCACGTCAGGCGAGAATCGTGGATTAGAGAAGGTCCCGGTAACCAATGCGGGAATAACCAATTCCCCTTGAGGGTTGGCAAGCGCAGTCTTCATAAAGCCGCCGATATTTTGTCCTCCGACTTTTTGGCTGAACCCCTGTGAAAGCACAGCCGTCACTCGCATGTTCAGTGCTTCATTTATCAGATTGGCGGTTCCAGCAGCGCCAACATTGCCCATGTCAAGTTGTGCTTGAAGATTGTTGGTTTGCGCCATCCCGTTCTTCACGACAATATCGCCGGTCATTTTTAAGATATTTGTAACTCCACGGGAAGCCTGTCCGGTAGGATTCGAGCCGAGGAAACCTGCAATTGACGCAAGTTCATGATTGAGGTCTGCTCCCGAGTACTTCACATTATTGAAGTTCACGTTCACGGTGCCGTTGACTGCCTTCTCGATTTCTGAGGTGCTGATTGCTTTGATCGGGCCCGAAGCATGCATGTCGAGATTCATCGTCCCCGCGCCGGTTATTTTGTCGAGCGAGGTCACACCGTAGGCCTTTGCCATTGCTAAAATTGCTGGCAGTTGAGCATTGGGCGCACGCAGCACCGCATCTACCGTCGGCGTAGGCGAAAGGTAGTTTCGAATCGAGAGCTGGCTATTTACCGTGGTTCCGCCGGAGATAACGCTGAACGGATTCGATTTGATTTCTGCGGGTGTTAAGTTCAGATTTACCGACGGGATCTGTACAGGCTGTGCTATATCCTTTCCGCTCATCTGAACGTTGCTCGCTATTATTGTTCCGGTCATCGCCGGTCTGTCTGCTGCCCCCCGCGCCCGAATATTGGCATTCACATTTCCGTTGACCATTGTGCCCTGAGATAAGGCCATTCCAGATGCCGCTGCCAACTTGCCGGCTTCGGCAATCGATACATTATTAGCCTGCATATTCACGTCTAGCAGTGGAGGCGACGCCTTACTGTTCACGGTGCCGCTTATTTTTACTGGCATTTCCCCGAGCTTCACGGTCACGGCATGAAGTGTGACTACATCTAGGGCGAGGTCATCGGTCAAATCGTATTGCGCCGAGATCGGATACCCGAGTTCCATGCCATGTACCTTTGCGCTCTGGATGTTTGTCTCTCCTTTCGCAGCCAGCTTGCCGGTCTCGCTCTCGATCTTAGTTTGTCCAGTCAAGATTCCGTCTGTCCCGGCCAGAGCAGGCGAATTAAGAAATTTCGCCAAATCTGCGATTCCCACCTGCTTCAGGTTCAAAGTGCCATGAAAGCGGGTCAGAGCGGGTTGGCCTTGCACAACCGGACCGCCTTCTCCCTGCAGCCTTACCTCCTGTGATCCCGCTCCTGAGATGTGCGCAGCGGCGTCCAGCGTGAATGGCTTGTTGGGGCTGAAATTCTTCAAGCTGACATCAATGTGGTCGTACAAAGAAGGCACTTTGCTTTTCTGCTGATCCAGAAGAGAGACTTGCCCGTCCGCAATCGTCAGCTCGCTTAATGAGATTTGCTGCTCAGAAGGTTGAGATGGATTGGGG of the Acidobacteriota bacterium genome contains:
- a CDS encoding acyl-CoA desaturase, encoding MTRIFAHDRTFTQPIVCLTTFFMVAFHLGALAALFVFSWKAVLLAILLWWVAGSLGIGMGYHRLLTHRAYKTPKWVEYCLTVCGTLALEGGPMFWVATHRVHHQNADKDGDPHSPRDGGFWAHMGWILTGRSMHNKSADLLPYVPDLRRHKFHVWITHWHWVPIATLGAVIFVAAGWQYLLWGIFFRTVIGLHSTWLVNSATHMWGSQRFPTSDTSKNSFWVALLTFGEGWHNNHHAHPQLARHGLAWYELDLNWYGISTLRMLGLAWDIKLPRFRETEERKPVSVGFRAYG